In Woeseia oceani, one DNA window encodes the following:
- a CDS encoding cysteine dioxygenase family protein, which translates to MSSNGTAELIRLVEEAVDQDSVAATVEAIKADLCKLIRSSQIDLPPEFITPVDGHYARRLLHKNEEKGYSIVVMTWGPGQNAPIHDHSGMWCVEGVWGGSIDVQQYELVSRDNENYRFEARNSYEAGVGSAGCLIPPYEYHSIGNPCDQTSAISLHIYGGEMKQCSVFERQADGSYTRTQHPLGYDN; encoded by the coding sequence ATGAGCAGTAATGGCACAGCGGAATTAATCAGACTCGTTGAAGAAGCGGTTGACCAAGACAGCGTGGCTGCCACGGTTGAAGCCATCAAAGCCGATCTTTGCAAGCTGATTCGCTCCTCGCAAATCGACCTGCCACCCGAATTCATAACGCCGGTTGACGGTCACTACGCGCGCCGACTGCTGCACAAGAACGAAGAGAAGGGCTATTCCATCGTCGTCATGACCTGGGGACCCGGACAGAATGCGCCGATACACGATCATTCCGGTATGTGGTGTGTCGAAGGTGTGTGGGGTGGCAGTATTGATGTACAGCAATACGAACTGGTGTCCCGCGACAACGAAAATTACCGTTTCGAGGCGCGCAATTCTTACGAAGCGGGCGTTGGCAGCGCAGGCTGTTTGATTCCACCCTACGAGTATCACAGCATCGGCAATCCCTGTGATCAGACGTCGGCCATTTCTCTGCACATTTACGGCGGGGAAATGAAACAGTGCAGTGTGTTTGAACGTCAGGCTGACGGCAGCTACACGCGTACCCAGCACCCACTCGGTTACGATAACTAG
- a CDS encoding peptidoglycan DD-metalloendopeptidase family protein — translation MKRLLAFLLLPLFAAAQPTHAPHPGGIAIVPLGVSEQAPDARFDGKPVLVTRAGDEWLAIVGIPLDQATGTANLVVGDQRLSFTVVPHSYREQHLTVAPKFVNPDPSAQERIADEQREIAAAMTHYRRSPVTLRALQPPIPGARSDSFGSRRFFNKEPHSPHRGMDIKGSTGTEIKAPLAGTVLLTGDFYFTGNAVFLDHGQGLVTLYAHLDSIGVEIGDRLNTGAVLGTVGATGRVTGAHLHFATYLNGTAVDPALLLEPSP, via the coding sequence ATGAAGCGATTGTTGGCGTTCTTGCTCTTGCCGCTGTTCGCCGCGGCGCAGCCAACGCACGCGCCGCACCCGGGCGGCATCGCCATCGTACCGTTAGGAGTCAGCGAGCAGGCACCCGACGCGAGGTTCGACGGCAAACCGGTTCTGGTTACCCGCGCCGGCGATGAATGGCTTGCCATCGTGGGTATTCCGCTCGATCAGGCGACGGGGACAGCGAACCTCGTTGTCGGTGATCAACGTCTGTCATTCACCGTAGTGCCGCACAGTTACCGGGAGCAGCACCTCACTGTCGCACCGAAATTCGTCAATCCGGATCCATCGGCACAAGAGCGTATCGCCGACGAACAACGAGAAATCGCGGCGGCGATGACCCACTACCGACGCAGTCCGGTCACACTCCGCGCATTGCAGCCCCCCATACCTGGCGCACGCAGTGACAGTTTTGGCTCCCGGCGGTTCTTCAACAAAGAACCGCATTCACCGCATCGCGGCATGGACATCAAGGGCAGTACCGGCACAGAGATCAAGGCGCCGTTGGCCGGCACTGTGTTGCTGACAGGCGATTTCTATTTCACCGGCAATGCGGTGTTTCTCGACCACGGTCAGGGTTTGGTCACGCTGTACGCGCACCTCGACAGTATCGGCGTGGAAATTGGCGATCGGCTGAATACGGGCGCGGTACTGGGGACGGTTGGGGCTACCGGCCGGGTAACCGGCGCCCACCTGCACTTCGCGACCTATTTGAACGGAACGGCTGTGGACCCCGCATTACTGCTGGAACCCTCGCCGTAG
- the xseA gene encoding exodeoxyribonuclease VII large subunit produces the protein MNDLFSASGESPAISVSNLNRQAKTLLERGLARVCVEGELSNLARPASGHLYFTLKDSGAQIRCAFFRQRQRGPTIGFRDGDQMLAFGRVSLYEPRGDYQLIVDRLEAAGEGELRRRFELLKKRLADEGLFDESLKRPLPALPRRIGVVTSPSGAAVRDVLSVLRRRFPAVPVVIYPAAVQGDGAPFELIAALNAAAERAECDLLIVGRGGGSLEDLWAFNNEELARAIRACPIPVISAVGHEVDFTIADFVADLRAPTPSGAAELTVPDQAEWLRGLQATTLQLKKLMQRRLDDHAQAVDWLARRLAQSSPAATVTRQTERLQNARQRLMLAVRHNLNLHERRAEQWQSRLLRVTPSARVDKNAWQLQALRERLGRAALGRLKDLQQSLAITARALDSVSPLATLERGYAIVTDRQSGAVLHDADDVEIGASVRARLANGDLLATVTGRVSTADNKKS, from the coding sequence ATGAACGATTTGTTTTCAGCCTCGGGCGAGTCCCCGGCCATCTCCGTTTCCAACCTGAACCGGCAGGCAAAAACCCTGTTGGAACGGGGCCTTGCCCGTGTTTGCGTCGAAGGCGAGCTGTCGAATCTGGCGCGTCCGGCATCCGGACACCTGTATTTCACACTGAAAGACTCGGGTGCACAGATTCGCTGTGCCTTTTTCCGCCAGCGCCAGCGTGGCCCGACCATCGGCTTCAGAGATGGCGACCAGATGCTCGCGTTCGGCCGGGTCAGTCTCTACGAGCCGCGCGGCGACTATCAATTGATTGTCGATCGCCTGGAAGCCGCTGGCGAAGGCGAATTGCGCCGAAGATTCGAACTTCTGAAGAAACGCCTCGCCGACGAGGGCCTGTTCGATGAGTCGTTGAAGCGGCCTCTGCCCGCGCTGCCGCGCCGAATTGGCGTGGTTACCTCTCCGTCCGGTGCCGCGGTGCGCGACGTGCTGAGCGTCTTGCGGCGGCGCTTTCCGGCCGTTCCAGTTGTAATCTATCCTGCCGCTGTGCAGGGTGATGGCGCACCGTTCGAGCTGATCGCGGCATTGAATGCAGCCGCCGAGCGCGCCGAGTGCGACCTGCTGATTGTCGGTCGCGGTGGCGGTTCACTCGAGGACCTGTGGGCCTTCAACAATGAAGAGCTCGCGCGCGCTATCCGCGCCTGCCCGATCCCCGTCATCAGCGCCGTTGGCCACGAAGTCGATTTCACGATCGCCGACTTTGTCGCCGACCTGCGCGCGCCGACGCCCTCCGGCGCTGCAGAGCTCACCGTTCCCGATCAGGCTGAATGGCTGCGCGGGTTGCAGGCGACGACACTGCAGCTCAAAAAGCTCATGCAGCGGCGCCTGGACGATCACGCGCAGGCAGTGGACTGGCTGGCGCGACGATTGGCGCAAAGCAGCCCGGCAGCAACGGTCACCCGGCAAACCGAACGCCTGCAAAACGCCCGCCAGCGTCTCATGCTCGCTGTGCGCCACAACCTCAACCTGCACGAACGCCGCGCCGAACAATGGCAATCCCGATTGCTGCGCGTGACCCCCAGCGCCCGAGTGGACAAAAACGCCTGGCAATTGCAGGCACTACGCGAACGCCTGGGGCGCGCCGCTTTGGGGCGACTGAAGGACTTGCAGCAATCGCTGGCCATTACGGCTCGCGCGCTGGATTCTGTGAGCCCGCTGGCGACCCTGGAACGTGGCTATGCCATCGTCACGGACAGGCAGAGCGGCGCGGTCTTGCACGACGCGGATGACGTTGAAATCGGCGCGTCGGTGCGCGCAAGACTCGCTAACGGCGATCTGTTGGCCACGGTAACCGGGCGGGTCAGTACCGCGGACAACAAGAAATCATGA
- the guaB gene encoding IMP dehydrogenase yields MRIASEALTFDDVLLQPAFSDVLPREVDMTTQLTREIRLNIPLLSAAMDTVTESRLAITLAQEGGLGIIHKNMTPDEQARQVLQVKKFESGIVRDPITVPPNMTIREVIELTRSLGISGVPVVENRETLGIVTHRDLRFETQLDAPVSTVMTPKEKLVTVGEDAGSEEVLSLLHRHRIEKVLVVNDRFELRGMITAKDFQKASDFPRACKDSHGALRVGAAVGTGAETDERVAGLVKAGVDVIVVDTSHGHSKGVIERVRRIKHEYPELQIIAGNIVTADAALALTEAGADAVKVGIGPGSICTTRVVAGVGVPQISAVAEVAGALRKSGIPLISDGGIRYSGDIAKAIVAGAHSIMIGSLFAGTEESPGEVELYQGRSYKSYRGMGSVGAMSQAHGSKDRYFQDATEELEKLVPEGVEGRVAYKGSVIAIVHQLMGGLRAAMGYTGSHDIEQMRSRPKFVRITGAGMRESHVHDVSITKEAPNYRANS; encoded by the coding sequence ATGCGCATTGCCAGCGAAGCCCTGACATTCGACGATGTCCTACTGCAGCCGGCCTTTTCGGACGTGCTGCCACGCGAGGTCGACATGACCACGCAACTTACCCGCGAAATCCGCCTCAACATTCCGTTGCTGTCGGCGGCCATGGATACCGTGACCGAGTCCAGGCTGGCGATTACGCTGGCCCAGGAAGGCGGTCTCGGCATCATTCACAAAAACATGACGCCGGATGAACAGGCGCGGCAGGTGCTGCAGGTCAAGAAGTTCGAGAGCGGAATCGTGCGTGACCCGATCACCGTGCCGCCGAACATGACGATTCGTGAAGTGATTGAGCTGACCCGGTCACTGGGTATTTCGGGTGTGCCTGTGGTTGAGAACCGGGAAACCCTCGGTATCGTCACCCACCGCGATCTGCGCTTTGAAACGCAGCTCGATGCGCCGGTGTCGACAGTAATGACACCGAAAGAAAAGCTGGTGACGGTCGGCGAAGATGCCGGCTCGGAAGAAGTGCTGTCTCTGCTGCACCGCCACCGCATTGAGAAAGTTCTGGTCGTGAACGACCGCTTTGAGTTGCGCGGCATGATTACCGCCAAGGACTTTCAGAAAGCATCCGACTTCCCGCGTGCCTGCAAGGATTCACACGGTGCTCTGCGGGTTGGCGCTGCTGTTGGTACAGGCGCGGAAACCGATGAGCGTGTTGCCGGCCTGGTCAAGGCCGGTGTCGATGTCATCGTGGTTGACACCTCGCACGGCCATTCGAAGGGCGTCATCGAGCGTGTGCGGCGCATCAAGCATGAGTACCCGGAGCTGCAGATCATAGCGGGCAATATCGTAACCGCCGACGCCGCGCTGGCACTGACCGAAGCTGGTGCCGATGCCGTCAAAGTGGGTATCGGTCCGGGTTCCATTTGCACGACGCGCGTGGTCGCTGGCGTCGGGGTGCCGCAAATTTCGGCGGTTGCCGAAGTCGCCGGAGCTTTGCGCAAGAGCGGTATTCCGTTGATATCGGATGGCGGTATTCGCTACTCCGGTGACATAGCCAAAGCAATTGTCGCTGGCGCGCATTCCATCATGATCGGCAGCCTGTTCGCCGGTACTGAAGAATCACCGGGTGAAGTCGAGCTGTACCAGGGCCGTTCCTACAAGTCGTATCGTGGTATGGGGTCTGTTGGCGCAATGAGCCAGGCGCACGGCTCCAAAGACCGCTATTTTCAGGACGCCACAGAGGAGCTTGAAAAGCTGGTGCCGGAAGGCGTGGAAGGCCGGGTGGCTTATAAGGGCAGCGTTATCGCCATCGTGCATCAATTGATGGGTGGCCTGCGTGCAGCGATGGGCTATACCGGCAGTCACGACATTGAACAAATGCGGTCACGGCCGAAATTTGTCCGAATTACCGGGGCAGGTATGCGCGAGAGCCATGTGCATGACGTCTCTATCACTAAAGAAGCGCCGAACTATCGCGCCAACTCCTGA
- the guaA gene encoding glutamine-hydrolyzing GMP synthase has protein sequence MTSGSTVTSAQADIHAHRILILDFGSQYTQLIARRVRECGVYSEIYPWDVDEAKIAGFAPAGIILSGSPESVNLESPPSVAPTVFSLGVPVFGICYGMQAMVKALGGKVEASAHREFGYAEITPGDSELLHGLNDAGDNEPALLKVWMSHGDRVESLPDGFVATGTSKNSPLAAMEDPARRYYGVQFHPEVTHTLQGERMLERFVREICGCAGDWTPGNIVADAIARVREQVGDGKVLLALSGGVDSSVVAALLHEAIGDRLTCVFVDHGLLRYREGDQVMETFAQHLGVNVIRVNAADRFFAALKGVSDPEQKRKVIGGLFIDVFDEEATRLEGIDWLAQGTIYPDVIESAGASTGKAHVIKSHHNVGGLPEHMRMKLVEPLRELFKDEVRKIGVQLGLPPAMVYRHPFPGPGLGVRVLGEVKPEYVETLQLADDIFIDELRKHGLYDKTSQAFAVFLPVKSVGVMGDGRRYDYVVALRAVETIDFMTARWARLPYEFLELVSLRIINEVDGISRVTYDISGKPPATIEWE, from the coding sequence ATGACTTCCGGATCAACAGTGACCTCAGCACAAGCTGACATACACGCGCACCGCATTCTTATCCTCGATTTCGGCAGCCAGTACACGCAGCTCATTGCGCGCCGCGTGCGCGAGTGCGGTGTGTATTCCGAGATTTATCCCTGGGACGTGGATGAGGCAAAGATTGCCGGGTTTGCGCCAGCGGGCATTATTCTCTCAGGCAGTCCCGAATCCGTGAACCTGGAAAGCCCGCCGAGTGTGGCACCGACGGTCTTTAGTCTCGGCGTGCCGGTGTTTGGTATTTGCTACGGCATGCAGGCAATGGTCAAAGCGCTGGGCGGCAAGGTAGAGGCCTCCGCGCATCGCGAATTCGGCTATGCGGAAATCACGCCGGGCGATTCGGAATTGTTGCACGGACTGAATGATGCTGGCGACAACGAGCCCGCACTGTTGAAAGTCTGGATGAGTCACGGTGACCGCGTCGAGTCGTTGCCCGACGGGTTCGTGGCTACCGGTACCAGCAAAAACTCGCCGCTCGCGGCAATGGAAGATCCAGCGCGCCGCTACTACGGCGTGCAGTTTCACCCTGAAGTCACGCACACGCTGCAAGGCGAGCGAATGCTCGAACGGTTTGTCCGCGAGATTTGCGGCTGTGCCGGCGACTGGACGCCCGGCAACATCGTCGCAGATGCGATAGCACGCGTTCGTGAACAGGTAGGCGATGGCAAAGTGTTGCTGGCGCTGTCCGGCGGAGTTGATTCATCGGTAGTTGCTGCGTTACTGCACGAGGCAATCGGTGACCGGTTAACCTGTGTGTTCGTCGATCACGGCCTGTTGCGTTACCGCGAAGGCGACCAGGTCATGGAAACCTTCGCGCAGCACCTCGGTGTGAACGTCATCCGTGTCAATGCGGCTGATCGATTCTTCGCGGCACTTAAAGGCGTCAGCGACCCTGAGCAGAAGCGCAAAGTCATAGGCGGCTTGTTCATCGATGTATTCGATGAGGAAGCAACGCGGCTGGAGGGTATCGACTGGCTCGCGCAGGGCACGATCTATCCTGATGTTATCGAATCAGCAGGCGCGTCTACGGGCAAAGCGCACGTTATCAAGTCGCATCACAATGTGGGCGGTTTGCCGGAACACATGCGCATGAAGCTTGTTGAGCCGCTGCGCGAGTTGTTCAAGGATGAAGTCCGCAAGATCGGCGTTCAGTTGGGCTTGCCGCCGGCGATGGTCTACCGGCATCCGTTTCCAGGGCCCGGTCTCGGCGTGCGCGTACTTGGCGAAGTGAAACCCGAATACGTTGAAACATTGCAGCTCGCTGACGACATCTTCATCGACGAACTCAGAAAGCACGGCCTGTACGACAAGACCAGCCAGGCGTTCGCCGTGTTCCTGCCGGTCAAATCGGTAGGTGTCATGGGTGACGGTCGACGTTACGACTATGTGGTTGCATTGCGCGCTGTCGAAACGATCGACTTCATGACCGCCCGCTGGGCCCGCTTGCCGTACGAGTTCCTGGAACTCGTCAGCCTCCGCATCATTAACGAAGTCGATGGCATATCACGCGTGACCTACGACATCTCTGGAAAGCCTCCCGCTACTATTGAGTGGGAGTGA
- a CDS encoding metal-dependent hydrolase produces MNGPAHQFAGTVAAMLTTQFDSEKNCTALHHPAAAAPIGAFLGKLPDMLEPSFRNPNHRQFFHSVAVLGFLGVGMHKLYRWHPQDDSKKLLRALLLIGGAAYLSHLALDAMTSRSLPLLGKI; encoded by the coding sequence ATGAACGGACCTGCACACCAGTTTGCCGGCACGGTTGCGGCTATGCTGACTACACAGTTTGATTCGGAGAAAAATTGTACGGCGCTACATCATCCAGCCGCTGCGGCACCTATTGGTGCATTCCTCGGCAAACTACCGGATATGCTTGAGCCCTCGTTCAGGAATCCGAACCACCGGCAGTTTTTCCACAGTGTCGCCGTCCTAGGTTTTCTGGGAGTCGGCATGCACAAGCTCTATCGCTGGCATCCACAAGATGATTCAAAGAAGCTGTTACGCGCACTACTGTTGATAGGCGGGGCTGCATACCTGAGTCATTTAGCGCTGGATGCTATGACAAGCAGATCGTTGCCACTTTTGGGAAAGATTTGA
- a CDS encoding helix-turn-helix transcriptional regulator: protein MELSDISQAQKERLSHIDFRTYFLGEVGRSDLVARFGIGEAAATRDITLYRELASANLDYDTKLKSYVKSESFKPLFKYSPPQVLAALSQGFGEDFIGSHKPMVRCETPAELNRPILPVLAVLTRAIYHNKVVKIQYRSMQSGLSEREIAPFVLVDNGLRWHVRAFDRNRQDFIDFVVTRIANPVIVDDKPEEHESREADIQWNRIVEMNLVPHPNVPHPETVEMDYAMQDGALKVNVRAAVAGYVLRRWNVDCTKDHKLKGAEHHLWLSNSQALYGVTNLVLAPGYEGTA from the coding sequence GTGGAGCTGTCAGACATCAGTCAGGCGCAGAAGGAGCGCCTGTCGCATATCGACTTTCGAACCTACTTTTTGGGTGAGGTCGGCCGAAGTGATTTGGTTGCCCGCTTCGGAATCGGCGAGGCGGCGGCCACGCGCGATATCACTTTGTATCGTGAGCTGGCATCCGCCAATCTGGACTACGACACCAAGTTGAAGTCCTATGTGAAATCGGAGTCCTTCAAACCGCTGTTCAAGTACTCCCCGCCACAAGTGCTTGCGGCACTTTCACAAGGTTTCGGTGAGGATTTCATCGGTAGTCATAAACCTATGGTGCGCTGTGAGACACCTGCGGAGCTCAACCGACCGATATTGCCGGTGCTGGCCGTGCTCACCCGAGCGATCTACCACAACAAAGTGGTGAAGATTCAGTATCGTTCCATGCAGTCGGGATTGAGTGAGCGCGAAATTGCACCTTTTGTGCTGGTAGATAACGGCCTTCGCTGGCATGTGCGAGCCTTCGATCGCAATCGTCAGGACTTCATTGATTTTGTGGTCACGCGAATCGCAAATCCTGTCATCGTCGATGACAAACCTGAAGAGCATGAGTCGAGGGAGGCGGACATACAATGGAACCGAATTGTTGAAATGAATTTGGTGCCACATCCAAACGTTCCCCATCCTGAAACCGTCGAGATGGATTACGCGATGCAAGATGGCGCGTTAAAAGTAAATGTCCGTGCAGCCGTAGCCGGCTATGTACTGAGACGGTGGAATGTAGACTGCACAAAAGACCACAAGCTTAAAGGGGCAGAGCACCACCTTTGGCTGTCAAACTCACAGGCGCTATACGGCGTTACGAATCTGGTTCTGGCTCCTGGCTACGAAGGTACTGCGTAA
- a CDS encoding HsdM family class I SAM-dependent methyltransferase, producing MAIKKSELYSSLWASCDELRGGMDASQYKDYVLFMLFIKYISDKYADSDDFAPPVTIPAGASFKDMVRLKGKSDIGDKINTQIIQPLIDNNARLARSDFPDFNDPNKLGEGKAMVDRLTNLVSIFQKPELNFSKNRADHDDILGDAYEYLMRHFASESGKSKGQFYTPSEVSRIIAKVIGISPQNAVASTTAYDPTCGSGSLLLKVAAEAGKHITLEGQEKDVTTAGLARMNMILHDFPTANILNGNTLASPKFKDGESLRTYDFVVANPPFSDKTWSTGLTPSADPYQRFEWGEPPAKQGDYAYLLHIIRSMKSAGKAACILPHGVLFRGNAEAVIRKRLVRSGYLKGIIGLPANLFYGTGIPACILVLDKENAPARKGVFMIDASKGFIKDGNKNRLREQDIHKIVDTFTKQTDTPRYARMVPFDEIADPRNAYNLNLPRYIDSTEPEDIQDIDGHLRGGIPDRDIDALDKYWQVIPGVRQALFESAGRPGYSRLRLPIAKVKSGILDHSEFATFKATVSQIFEQWRTTNTPALKGFNKEGHPKALIETIAEDLLTSFRNAPLLDAYDIYQHLMDYWAEAMQDDCYLIAADGWVAKTHRVMEEVKSGKKKGEMKDKGWACDLIPKPYMVARYFAKEQAELDALQAELDAVSASLTELAEEYGGEEGALKDVSNKGDALEAYTQVLVAVWNEEDKTASRAYSALMDQAEEHAAQIRILTDHHFISALKNNKGNLTLKAVKDRLAATSDPKESATLTSYLEADKSQKAATKQASELLAKVEKQYQKRLKADPLPENLVDLHATVRYLNLLDEQSALKRKVKEADAALDQLAYDKYPQLSVDEIKTLVVDDKWLATIAIALQSELDRVSQTLTTRIRQLAERYDTPLPKLVDEVTDLSARVDEHLKRMGAVWN from the coding sequence ATGGCGATCAAGAAATCTGAGCTTTACTCATCACTTTGGGCGAGTTGCGATGAATTGCGCGGCGGGATGGATGCCAGCCAGTACAAGGACTATGTCCTGTTCATGCTGTTCATCAAGTACATCTCCGACAAATACGCCGATTCCGATGACTTTGCGCCGCCGGTCACCATACCGGCAGGGGCCAGCTTCAAGGACATGGTCAGGCTCAAGGGCAAGAGCGATATCGGCGACAAGATTAATACGCAGATTATTCAGCCATTGATCGACAACAATGCCCGCCTGGCCCGCAGTGACTTTCCCGATTTTAACGATCCGAACAAACTCGGTGAGGGTAAGGCGATGGTGGACAGACTCACCAATCTGGTGAGCATCTTCCAAAAGCCTGAGCTGAATTTCTCAAAAAACCGTGCCGATCACGACGATATTCTGGGCGATGCCTACGAATACCTGATGCGGCACTTTGCTTCTGAAAGCGGCAAAAGCAAAGGTCAATTCTATACGCCTTCCGAGGTCAGCCGCATCATCGCGAAGGTCATCGGTATTTCACCGCAGAATGCGGTTGCGTCCACCACGGCTTATGACCCGACCTGTGGATCGGGATCGTTGCTCTTGAAGGTGGCTGCCGAGGCAGGCAAACACATCACCCTTGAGGGGCAGGAAAAGGACGTGACCACTGCTGGTCTTGCCCGCATGAACATGATCCTGCACGACTTCCCGACGGCCAACATCCTCAATGGCAACACGCTCGCCTCTCCCAAGTTCAAAGATGGCGAGAGCTTACGGACCTACGACTTCGTCGTCGCCAATCCACCGTTTTCGGACAAAACCTGGAGCACCGGACTCACGCCCTCGGCTGATCCATACCAGCGCTTTGAATGGGGCGAGCCGCCAGCCAAGCAAGGCGATTATGCGTACTTGCTGCACATCATCCGCTCGATGAAGAGTGCTGGCAAGGCAGCCTGCATTCTGCCGCACGGCGTGCTGTTTCGTGGCAATGCCGAGGCGGTTATCCGTAAGCGTCTGGTGCGTTCCGGGTATCTGAAAGGAATTATCGGGCTGCCTGCCAACCTGTTTTATGGCACCGGTATCCCCGCCTGCATCCTGGTGCTCGACAAGGAAAATGCTCCGGCTCGCAAGGGCGTATTCATGATCGACGCCTCCAAAGGCTTCATCAAGGATGGCAACAAGAACCGTCTGCGCGAGCAGGATATCCATAAAATTGTCGATACCTTTACCAAGCAGACCGACACACCTCGTTATGCCCGCATGGTGCCCTTCGACGAGATCGCCGATCCCAGGAACGCCTACAACCTCAATCTGCCGCGCTACATTGACAGCACTGAACCCGAAGACATTCAGGATATTGACGGCCACCTGCGCGGTGGTATCCCGGATCGGGATATCGATGCGCTGGACAAATATTGGCAGGTGATTCCCGGCGTTCGGCAGGCACTCTTCGAAAGTGCGGGCCGCCCCGGTTATTCCAGGCTGAGGTTACCCATTGCGAAAGTGAAGTCAGGCATTCTTGACCACAGCGAATTTGCCACTTTCAAGGCCACGGTTTCCCAAATCTTTGAGCAGTGGCGCACCACCAACACGCCAGCCCTGAAAGGCTTTAACAAAGAAGGACACCCCAAGGCGCTGATTGAGACCATTGCCGAAGACTTGCTGACGAGTTTCCGTAATGCCCCGCTGCTCGACGCCTATGACATCTACCAGCACCTCATGGACTACTGGGCTGAAGCCATGCAGGACGATTGCTACCTGATCGCCGCCGACGGCTGGGTGGCTAAGACCCACCGCGTTATGGAAGAGGTCAAGAGCGGTAAGAAAAAGGGCGAGATGAAAGACAAGGGCTGGGCCTGCGACCTGATCCCCAAGCCTTATATGGTCGCTCGCTATTTTGCTAAGGAGCAGGCCGAGCTGGATGCTCTTCAAGCCGAACTGGATGCTGTTAGCGCCAGCCTCACCGAATTAGCCGAAGAGTACGGCGGAGAAGAAGGTGCGCTGAAAGATGTTTCCAACAAGGGTGACGCCCTGGAGGCTTACACCCAGGTGCTCGTCGCTGTATGGAATGAGGAAGACAAAACCGCAAGTCGCGCTTACAGCGCCCTCATGGATCAAGCCGAGGAACACGCTGCGCAGATCCGCATTCTCACCGATCACCACTTTATTTCTGCGCTGAAGAACAACAAAGGCAACCTGACCCTCAAGGCGGTCAAGGATCGACTGGCCGCGACCAGCGATCCGAAGGAGAGCGCGACACTGACGAGTTATCTCGAAGCGGATAAATCCCAGAAGGCTGCAACCAAACAAGCGTCTGAGCTTCTCGCCAAGGTAGAGAAGCAATACCAGAAGAGACTCAAGGCCGACCCTCTGCCGGAGAATCTTGTCGATCTGCATGCCACGGTTCGTTACCTGAACCTGCTCGACGAGCAAAGCGCACTCAAGCGCAAGGTCAAGGAAGCGGATGCTGCGTTGGACCAGCTTGCCTATGACAAATACCCGCAGCTCAGCGTGGACGAGATCAAGACCCTGGTCGTGGATGACAAGTGGCTGGCCACGATTGCCATTGCCCTACAGAGTGAACTGGATCGCGTCTCACAGACACTCACCACCCGCATTCGTCAGCTTGCTGAGCGATACGACACGCCGCTACCGAAATTGGTGGACGAAGTGACGGACTTGTCGGCCCGCGTCGATGAGCACCTCAAGCGGATGGGGGCGGTATGGAACTAA